In one Nodosilinea sp. FACHB-141 genomic region, the following are encoded:
- a CDS encoding S-layer homology domain-containing protein encodes MVNLPPDPPNPSDASRRVGDTAPRTRRTLEPDELLAVVLAFLGIGSILWWGLTRSQGPLADPDLLSRRVEEPSSLAQPEMEGAEEDFEPRTFERGDRPQQDPVAGGPRFGPEEQRSSVVTRESPSGVVLPVNPNETLSDPSTGVVDSTQPLDISDVPPTYWAYPFIKPMFDGGYLPNFPESSFQPDQPLTRAELAALLNEAFGDVPREGSVRAFVDVPSNYWAAPAIDSVVSQGFMNGYPEGDFRPDQAVPRYEVLVSLASGLGLTDSSAPDQTLQAFVDLSPLPPWARPKVAAAAENALVVNHPNRDQLKPAQAATRAEVVAMIHQALVQQGKLPAVESEYAVP; translated from the coding sequence ATGGTGAATCTCCCCCCCGACCCGCCCAACCCGTCTGACGCTAGTCGCCGCGTTGGCGATACTGCTCCCCGAACGCGTCGCACCCTTGAGCCTGACGAGCTGTTGGCAGTAGTGCTGGCCTTCTTGGGTATAGGCTCCATCCTGTGGTGGGGCCTAACCCGCAGCCAGGGGCCACTGGCCGACCCGGATCTGTTGTCGCGCCGTGTCGAGGAGCCGTCTTCCCTTGCCCAGCCAGAAATGGAGGGGGCGGAGGAAGATTTTGAACCGCGTACCTTTGAACGGGGCGATCGCCCTCAACAGGATCCTGTCGCTGGGGGACCAAGGTTTGGCCCTGAAGAGCAGCGCTCTTCGGTGGTGACCAGGGAATCACCATCGGGTGTTGTGCTTCCAGTTAATCCTAATGAGACGCTGAGCGACCCCTCAACCGGGGTTGTCGACTCCACTCAACCCCTTGATATTTCTGACGTGCCGCCTACCTACTGGGCCTACCCCTTCATCAAGCCCATGTTTGATGGTGGATATCTGCCCAATTTTCCTGAGAGCAGCTTTCAGCCAGATCAACCCCTGACTCGGGCTGAGCTAGCGGCTCTTCTCAATGAGGCCTTTGGCGATGTCCCCCGGGAGGGTTCGGTGCGCGCCTTTGTCGACGTGCCCAGCAATTACTGGGCCGCTCCAGCGATTGACAGCGTCGTCTCCCAAGGCTTTATGAACGGCTACCCCGAAGGTGACTTTCGCCCCGACCAGGCGGTACCCCGCTATGAGGTGCTAGTCTCCCTCGCCTCGGGTCTGGGGCTAACCGACTCGTCCGCCCCAGACCAAACGCTGCAAGCTTTTGTTGACCTCAGTCCGTTGCCCCCCTGGGCCCGCCCCAAGGTGGCTGCCGCCGCGGAAAACGCCCTGGTGGTGAATCACCCCAATCGCGACCAGCTCAAGCCAGCCCAGGCCGCTACCCGTGCCGAGGTTGTCGCAATGATTCACCAGGCTCTGGTGCAGCAGGGTAAGCTACCGGCGGTAGAGTCGGAGTATGCCGTGCCCTAG
- the urtA gene encoding urea ABC transporter substrate-binding protein — protein MVTRFNRRKFLVYGSATLGTSMLLKACGGSTTTDTGATDASTDTAAADGETIKVGILHSLSGTMAISETTVVDAEMLAIKEINEAGGVLGKQIEAITEDGASDWPTFASKAEKLIDDDQVAVVFGCWTSASRKAVLPVFESKDHMLWYPVQYEGQECSKNIFYTGAAPNQQIEPAVDWLLENKGKDFFLVGSDYVFPRTANTIIKEQLTAKGGNTLGEDYLPLGNTEVTPIITKIKAAMPDGGVIFNSLNGDSNVAFFKQLQGAGMGPDQYPVMSVSVAEEEVRQIGPEFLVGHLASWNYFQTVETPENEKWVADFKAEFGDDRVTNDPMEAAYIMVYLWKQAVEAAGSFDIAEVRAAAYGQSMAAPEGTVTMNANHHLSKTVRLGEVMDDGMFNIVWETDGPIDPEPWNQFVPDTIGFACDWSDPAKGGKFEV, from the coding sequence ATGGTAACTCGATTTAATCGACGTAAGTTCTTGGTGTATGGGTCTGCGACCCTGGGCACCTCCATGTTGCTCAAAGCCTGTGGCGGCAGCACCACCACTGATACCGGTGCTACCGACGCTAGCACCGATACTGCCGCCGCCGATGGAGAAACCATTAAGGTGGGCATTCTGCACTCCCTCAGCGGCACCATGGCCATCAGCGAAACCACTGTGGTTGATGCTGAGATGCTCGCTATCAAAGAAATCAACGAGGCTGGTGGTGTCTTAGGCAAGCAAATTGAAGCCATCACAGAAGATGGCGCCTCTGACTGGCCTACCTTTGCTTCCAAGGCCGAAAAACTGATCGATGACGACCAGGTAGCCGTTGTGTTTGGCTGCTGGACCTCAGCTAGCCGCAAGGCCGTGCTGCCCGTGTTTGAGTCCAAGGACCACATGCTGTGGTACCCCGTGCAGTACGAGGGCCAAGAGTGCTCTAAGAATATCTTCTACACCGGGGCTGCTCCCAACCAGCAGATTGAACCGGCGGTAGACTGGCTGCTCGAGAACAAGGGCAAAGACTTCTTCCTGGTGGGTTCTGACTACGTCTTTCCCCGCACCGCCAACACCATTATCAAGGAACAGCTGACGGCTAAGGGCGGCAACACCCTAGGTGAAGACTATCTGCCCCTGGGCAACACCGAAGTCACCCCGATCATCACCAAAATCAAGGCTGCCATGCCCGACGGCGGCGTGATTTTCAACAGCCTTAACGGTGACAGCAACGTGGCCTTCTTTAAGCAGCTCCAGGGCGCAGGCATGGGGCCTGACCAGTACCCCGTAATGTCGGTGAGTGTGGCAGAAGAAGAAGTCCGTCAGATTGGCCCCGAGTTTCTGGTGGGTCACCTGGCGTCTTGGAACTACTTCCAAACCGTTGAAACCCCCGAAAACGAAAAGTGGGTTGCCGACTTCAAGGCCGAATTTGGTGACGACCGGGTGACGAACGACCCCATGGAAGCCGCCTACATCATGGTTTACCTGTGGAAGCAGGCCGTGGAAGCCGCAGGCAGCTTTGATATTGCTGAGGTGCGGGCGGCGGCCTACGGTCAGAGCATGGCTGCCCCCGAAGGTACCGTGACGATGAACGCCAATCACCACCTCTCGAAGACCGTACGGCTTGGGGAAGTCATGGATGACGGCATGTTTAACATTGTCTGGGAAACCGACGGCCCGATTGATCCGGAGCCCTGGAACCAGTTTGTGCCCGACACCATCGGTTTTGCCTGCGACTGGTCTGACCCCGCTAAGGGCGGTAAGTTTGAGGTCTAG
- a CDS encoding Uma2 family endonuclease, which produces MDQEREGEAFAQADESYCMGGPKAIPDLSIEVTFTSGNITKLARYRLLGVPEVWFWEDGLLSLYHLEGGEYQRIDRSQIAELSSLDIELFCRCVLMAETSRLEAAQTFRRGIQAA; this is translated from the coding sequence ATGGATCAAGAGCGGGAGGGTGAGGCTTTTGCCCAGGCCGACGAGTCGTACTGTATGGGTGGCCCGAAGGCAATCCCTGACCTCTCCATTGAAGTGACTTTCACCAGCGGCAACATCACCAAATTGGCGCGGTATCGCTTGCTGGGCGTGCCAGAAGTTTGGTTTTGGGAAGATGGGCTGCTGAGTCTGTATCACCTGGAGGGCGGCGAGTATCAACGGATCGATCGCAGCCAGATTGCCGAGTTGTCGAGCCTAGATATTGAGCTATTTTGCCGCTGCGTGTTGATGGCCGAGACATCTCGCCTAGAGGCGGCTCAAACATTTCGGCGAGGGATTCAAGCTGCATAG
- a CDS encoding glutamyl-tRNA reductase: protein MNIAVIGLSHKTAPVQIREKLSIPTAQTGDAIAHLTHCPHIDEVSILSTCNRLEIHIVTEETEQGIREVTQFLSEHSGLPLHELRQHLFILLHQDAVNHLMRVAAGLDSLVLGEGQILAQVKHAHQLAQQHKSIGRVLDRLLKQSLTAGKRVRSETSIGTGAVSISSAAVELARMKVPHLNSCHISILGAGKMARLLVQHLVSKDSSCTITILNRTIDRANELAKQFPDANIRTGTLAAMLETVEACDVVFTCTSATEPILDRDNLAPLVNNRTLMVFDISVPLNVHTNANELDNVHAFNVDDLKAVVAQNQASRRRMAMEAQVLLDQEVESFMDWWRSLDTVGTISSLRSKVETIREQELEKALSRLGSEFAEKHQEVIEALTRGIVNKILHDPMVQLRAQRDIEARKRAMQTLQVLFDLETTSNEKYS from the coding sequence ATGAATATCGCCGTAATTGGCCTGAGCCACAAAACCGCCCCGGTGCAAATTCGCGAAAAACTTAGCATTCCGACGGCTCAGACAGGTGACGCGATCGCCCATCTCACCCATTGCCCCCACATCGACGAAGTCTCCATCCTCAGCACCTGCAACCGTCTCGAGATCCACATCGTGACCGAGGAAACCGAGCAGGGCATTCGCGAAGTAACCCAATTTCTCTCTGAACATAGCGGCCTGCCCCTCCACGAGCTGCGCCAGCACCTGTTCATCCTGCTGCACCAAGATGCCGTCAACCACTTAATGAGGGTGGCCGCGGGCCTCGACAGTCTAGTGCTGGGCGAAGGGCAAATTCTTGCTCAGGTGAAGCATGCCCACCAGCTGGCCCAGCAGCACAAAAGCATCGGCCGGGTGCTAGATCGCCTGTTGAAGCAATCCCTCACCGCCGGTAAGCGCGTGCGCAGCGAAACCAGCATCGGCACCGGAGCCGTCTCTATCAGCTCCGCCGCTGTAGAACTGGCCCGCATGAAGGTGCCCCACCTGAACAGCTGCCACATCAGCATTCTGGGCGCGGGTAAAATGGCTCGCCTGCTGGTGCAGCACCTAGTTTCTAAAGATTCCTCCTGCACCATCACCATTCTCAACCGCACCATCGATCGTGCTAATGAGCTGGCCAAGCAGTTCCCCGATGCCAACATTCGCACCGGTACCCTTGCTGCCATGCTGGAGACGGTTGAGGCCTGTGATGTGGTGTTTACCTGTACTTCGGCCACCGAGCCAATTCTGGATCGCGACAATCTGGCCCCGCTGGTCAACAACCGCACCCTGATGGTGTTCGACATCTCGGTGCCTCTCAACGTTCACACCAACGCCAACGAGCTGGACAACGTTCACGCTTTTAACGTCGATGATCTGAAGGCCGTGGTGGCCCAGAACCAGGCCAGCCGTCGCCGCATGGCTATGGAGGCCCAGGTGCTGCTCGACCAAGAGGTGGAGAGCTTTATGGACTGGTGGCGTTCCCTCGACACCGTGGGCACGATCAGCAGCCTGCGCAGCAAGGTCGAGACCATCCGCGAGCAGGAGCTAGAGAAGGCTCTGTCGCGCCTGGGCAGTGAGTTCGCCGAAAAGCACCAGGAAGTGATTGAGGCGCTGACTCGGGGCATCGTCAACAAAATTCTCCACGACCCCATGGTGCAGCTGCGCGCCCAGCGCGACATTGAGGCTCGCAAGCGAGCGATGCAGACCCTTCAGGTGCTGTTTGATCTAGAGACCACTTCCAACGAGAAGTACAGCTAG
- a CDS encoding ATP-dependent Clp protease ATP-binding subunit: MFEHFTNTAIAVIMKAQEEARRLRHNFVGTEQLLLGLIKEESTLSAKVLGEFGVNINDARAEVEAIIGRGSGSVPPEIPFTPKVKQVFEQAFQEARKMDSPYIEPEHLLLSLCQNTESVAYRVLTNLGVDPAKVRTRIIQDIGEVAAAPAGSRRESDRDSSRKTGKILAEFGHDLTALAAAGKIDPVVGRAKEIERVVQILGRRTKNNPILVGEPGVGKTAIAEGLAQRIVNQDVPEALITKRVISLDMGSLVSGTRFRGDFEERLTQLVQEVREDPDVVLVIDEIHTLIGAGSLEGGLDAANMLKPALARGEMQCIGATTIDEFRKHIERDAALERRFQPVTVSPPSLSETIEILQGVRSRYEQFHQVNFTDAALEAAAKLSDRYISDRHLPDKAIDLLDEAGSQVKLRFMPKYPSKELKQQLRQVNKELDEAIQLQEFPKAKTLREQRQALIQQLQADIPEYGEAVADSVPALPNVDEDNIADIVAAWTGIPVNRMTETEAVRLLHLEDVLHERVIGQNEAVVVAAKAIRRARSGLASGDRPIASLVFSGPTGVGKTELSKALAVALFGSEEAMIRLDMSEFMESHTVSKLIGSPPGFVGYDEGGQLTEAVRRQPYSVILMDEIEKAHPEVFNVLLQVLDDGRLTDAKGRVVSFKNTLIIMTSNIGSQVIEKGGAGLGFDFATTDAATSQYNNIRNLVNEEMKQYFRPEMLNRIDEIIVFRQLTRDEVNQIADLMLEQVNKRIADRQMTVTLSDAFRTRLAGEGYDQRYGARPMRRAIARLVEDTLAEAILSGALEEGDRACLDIDEAGNPVVTPQREPALVG; the protein is encoded by the coding sequence ATGTTTGAACATTTCACTAATACCGCGATCGCCGTCATCATGAAGGCCCAGGAAGAGGCCCGTCGGCTGCGCCACAACTTTGTCGGTACCGAGCAACTGCTGCTGGGCCTGATCAAGGAAGAATCGACTCTATCAGCTAAAGTGCTGGGCGAGTTTGGCGTCAACATCAACGATGCCCGCGCCGAAGTCGAGGCCATCATTGGCCGCGGCAGCGGCAGCGTACCGCCCGAGATTCCCTTCACGCCTAAGGTTAAGCAGGTGTTTGAGCAGGCCTTCCAAGAGGCCCGCAAAATGGACTCACCCTACATTGAGCCTGAGCACCTGCTGCTCAGCCTTTGCCAAAATACCGAGAGCGTAGCCTATCGAGTGCTCACCAACCTTGGGGTTGACCCGGCCAAGGTGCGCACCCGCATCATTCAAGATATTGGCGAAGTAGCTGCTGCGCCTGCTGGCAGCCGTCGTGAGAGCGATCGCGACAGCTCCCGCAAGACTGGCAAAATTCTGGCCGAGTTTGGCCATGATCTAACGGCTCTAGCCGCCGCTGGCAAGATTGACCCCGTGGTGGGTCGCGCCAAAGAAATCGAGCGCGTTGTGCAAATCCTGGGTCGTCGCACCAAAAACAACCCAATTCTAGTGGGTGAGCCAGGGGTGGGCAAAACGGCGATCGCCGAGGGCCTGGCCCAACGTATCGTCAACCAAGATGTGCCCGAGGCCCTGATCACTAAGCGCGTCATTAGCCTCGACATGGGTTCTTTGGTGTCGGGTACTCGCTTTCGGGGCGATTTTGAAGAGCGCCTCACCCAGCTCGTGCAAGAGGTGCGCGAAGACCCCGATGTGGTGCTGGTGATTGACGAAATTCACACCCTGATTGGGGCTGGTTCCCTCGAAGGCGGGCTCGATGCCGCCAACATGCTCAAGCCGGCTCTGGCGCGGGGCGAGATGCAGTGCATCGGAGCCACAACCATCGATGAGTTCCGCAAACATATTGAGCGCGACGCCGCTCTAGAGCGCCGCTTTCAGCCCGTCACCGTCAGCCCGCCCTCGTTGAGCGAGACCATTGAGATTCTTCAGGGGGTGCGCAGCCGCTACGAGCAGTTCCACCAAGTGAACTTTACTGACGCAGCGTTAGAGGCCGCTGCCAAGTTGTCGGATCGCTACATCAGCGATCGCCACCTGCCCGACAAAGCCATCGACCTGCTCGATGAGGCGGGTTCCCAAGTGAAGCTGCGGTTCATGCCTAAGTATCCCTCTAAGGAACTTAAGCAGCAGCTGCGCCAGGTCAACAAAGAGCTGGATGAAGCCATTCAGCTGCAAGAATTCCCCAAGGCTAAAACCCTGCGGGAGCAGCGGCAGGCGCTGATTCAGCAGCTTCAGGCCGACATTCCCGAGTATGGTGAAGCGGTGGCTGACAGCGTGCCAGCCCTGCCCAATGTCGATGAAGACAACATCGCCGACATCGTTGCTGCCTGGACGGGCATTCCGGTGAACCGGATGACCGAAACCGAGGCCGTGCGCCTGTTGCACCTCGAAGACGTGCTCCACGAGCGGGTGATTGGTCAGAACGAAGCTGTGGTCGTGGCCGCTAAAGCGATTCGTCGGGCGCGCTCGGGCTTGGCCAGCGGCGATCGCCCCATTGCCAGCCTCGTATTTTCTGGCCCCACCGGGGTTGGCAAGACCGAGCTATCTAAGGCTCTGGCTGTGGCCCTGTTTGGCTCCGAGGAGGCAATGATTCGCCTTGACATGTCGGAGTTTATGGAGAGCCACACAGTATCAAAGCTGATTGGTTCACCTCCGGGCTTTGTGGGCTATGACGAGGGCGGTCAGCTGACCGAGGCGGTGCGTCGCCAGCCCTACAGCGTCATTTTGATGGATGAGATCGAGAAGGCTCACCCCGAGGTCTTCAACGTACTCTTGCAGGTGCTCGACGACGGCCGCTTGACCGATGCCAAGGGGCGGGTGGTGAGCTTTAAGAACACCCTGATCATCATGACCTCAAACATTGGCTCGCAGGTGATTGAGAAGGGCGGTGCTGGTCTCGGCTTTGACTTTGCCACTACCGATGCGGCTACCAGCCAGTACAACAACATCCGCAACCTGGTCAATGAGGAGATGAAGCAGTACTTCCGTCCGGAAATGCTGAACCGAATCGATGAAATCATCGTCTTCCGTCAGCTCACCCGTGACGAGGTCAACCAGATCGCCGATCTGATGCTCGAGCAAGTCAACAAGCGCATCGCCGATCGCCAGATGACAGTTACCCTGTCCGACGCCTTCCGCACCAGGCTGGCAGGCGAGGGCTACGACCAGCGCTATGGAGCTCGCCCCATGCGTCGGGCGATCGCTCGCTTGGTAGAAGACACCCTGGCTGAGGCCATTCTGTCTGGCGCTTTGGAGGAGGGCGATCGCGCCTGCCTCGACATTGACGAGGCTGGTAACCCCGTTGTTACCCCCCAGCGCGAGCCGGCTCTGGTAGGATAA
- the ureG gene encoding urease accessory protein UreG, whose translation MANPFRVGVAGPVGSGKTALVDSLCKALRDRYSIAVVTNDIYTQEDAQFLVRSQALSPDRIVGVETGGCPHTAIREDASMNLVAIEDLEARFDPLDLVFVESGGDNLASTFSPELVDLTLYVIDVAAGDKIPRKGGPGITKSDFLVINKIDLAPMVGASLEVMERDALKMRGDRPFGFTNLKTQAGLATIIDFISYHAAAEPVALVP comes from the coding sequence ATGGCAAATCCCTTTCGCGTTGGTGTGGCAGGCCCGGTGGGCTCGGGCAAGACAGCCTTAGTAGATAGCCTCTGTAAGGCGCTGCGCGATCGCTACTCCATTGCCGTAGTCACTAACGACATCTACACCCAGGAAGACGCCCAATTCTTAGTGCGCAGTCAGGCGCTCAGCCCCGATCGCATCGTTGGGGTTGAGACCGGCGGCTGCCCTCACACCGCCATCCGCGAAGACGCCTCAATGAATTTGGTGGCGATCGAAGATCTTGAAGCCCGTTTTGATCCCCTTGATCTGGTGTTCGTGGAGAGCGGCGGCGACAACCTGGCCAGTACCTTCAGCCCTGAACTGGTCGATTTGACCCTCTACGTCATTGACGTGGCCGCCGGGGACAAAATCCCCCGCAAGGGCGGGCCGGGGATCACTAAATCTGACTTTTTGGTAATCAACAAGATCGACCTGGCTCCTATGGTGGGCGCCAGCCTAGAGGTAATGGAGCGAGACGCTCTCAAGATGCGGGGCGATCGCCCCTTTGGCTTTACCAACCTCAAAACCCAGGCGGGTCTAGCCACCATTATCGATTTTATTAGCTACCACGCAGCGGCTGAACCCGTAGCGTTAGTTCCTTGA
- the glpX gene encoding class II fructose-bisphosphatase — MESTLGLEIIEVVEQAAIASARWMGKGEKNIADQVAVEAMRERMNKIHMRGRIVIGEGERDDAPMLYIGEEVGICTQPNATDFCNPDELLEIDIAVDPCEGTNLVAYGQNGSMAVLAISEKGGLFAAPDFYMKKLAAPAQAKGKVDINKSATENLKILGECLDRGIDELVVVVMKRDRHNDLIKEIRDAGARVKLIADGDVGAAISCAFSGTNTHALMGIGAAPEGVISAAAMRCLGGHFQGQLIYDPAVVKTGLIGESKEANIARLNEMGITDIDKVYDAHELASGETVLFAATGITPGELMEGVRFFHGGMRTQSLVISSQSKTARFVDTIHMVDQPKALQLH, encoded by the coding sequence GTGGAAAGTACCCTCGGTCTTGAGATTATTGAGGTTGTCGAACAGGCTGCGATCGCATCGGCCCGCTGGATGGGCAAGGGCGAAAAAAATATCGCTGACCAGGTGGCAGTCGAAGCCATGCGGGAGCGCATGAACAAAATTCACATGCGCGGTCGCATTGTGATCGGAGAGGGCGAGCGGGACGATGCTCCGATGCTCTACATCGGTGAAGAAGTGGGCATTTGCACCCAGCCCAATGCCACCGATTTTTGCAACCCCGACGAACTGCTCGAAATTGACATTGCCGTTGACCCCTGCGAAGGCACCAACCTAGTGGCCTACGGCCAAAACGGTTCTATGGCCGTGCTGGCAATTTCTGAGAAGGGTGGTCTGTTCGCCGCTCCCGACTTCTACATGAAGAAGCTGGCGGCTCCGGCCCAGGCTAAGGGCAAGGTCGACATCAACAAGTCGGCCACCGAAAACCTGAAAATTTTGGGCGAGTGCCTCGATCGCGGCATTGATGAGCTGGTGGTCGTGGTCATGAAGCGTGATCGCCACAACGACCTGATTAAAGAAATCCGTGACGCCGGTGCCCGCGTCAAGCTGATTGCTGACGGCGACGTTGGTGCGGCCATCTCCTGTGCCTTCTCGGGCACCAACACCCACGCCCTGATGGGCATCGGTGCGGCTCCTGAAGGGGTGATTAGCGCTGCGGCTATGCGCTGCCTAGGTGGCCACTTCCAGGGTCAGCTGATCTACGACCCCGCTGTGGTCAAAACCGGCCTGATTGGCGAAAGCAAGGAAGCCAATATTGCCCGTCTCAACGAAATGGGCATCACCGATATCGATAAGGTCTACGATGCTCACGAGCTGGCCTCGGGCGAGACCGTGCTGTTTGCTGCCACCGGCATCACCCCCGGCGAACTGATGGAAGGGGTGCGCTTCTTCCACGGCGGTATGCGAACCCAGTCGCTGGTAATCTCTAGCCAGTCCAAGACCGCTCGCTTTGTGGACACCATCCACATGGTTGACCAGCCTAAGGCTCTCCAACTGCACTAG